ATTGTCAACgacagaaaagtttttttttgttttaccattCATTCTATAAGTGCCAGTGTGTTGGCTGAATCCTTGGTGTAGAAATGGGTTCAATAATTGTAGACCTGTTAGCCCAATCAGTCAGTGAAAAGGTCCCAAATGTGGCTAAAATAAACCTTTTCACATGTTTTTCAACAGCgttgtgttaattattattattattattattattattattattattattattaagtagttTGTAAGTGAGTTAAAGTACAGGCCTGTATCATTATTTTGTAACGTACCAGGTATTTGAAACCTGGCTCTTCTGAGCAGCGGTCACCTGAgggattgtttttattttgtgtttgttttatcatttacCCACTGCAGTGCACATTTAATGGGTGAGCAGGATGGTTTGATGGTAATCCAGGCCAGAAGGCAGCACAGAGAGTCCATGCATGGACTGctggtacaagcacagagcacatttatttaagTAAGCAAATGCTTAAGACCATGCATAACTTAGTTCCATACATTCTATAGTATAAATATCACTTGTCACAATGTCAGGTACTTCTATTAATTAGCCTGCAAGTTAACCCACGTTACTCTAAATACGTCCGAGGCACACCCACACAGATATTCAACAGAGACGTTTACAGAAAAAAGGATCATTACAATACTTTGACTATTTATTTGCGTTGTTACCAGGTGTTCTTTTAAGTATATCTTCATTTACAATGATACAAATGAAAGCATTTCCTAAAAGAGAACAACGTTTAGTAACAAAACCACaggcattttttaaatgcatttatataaAACACTTCTCATATTTTTGTGATTGATTTATAGGTCTGTATAATATTATTCATACTGTATACTATTAGTAGGGTGTAGATTTATCTCATTCTCCACTTATGGCCTTGCTCCTCTTCAGATGAAAAGGCTGTATACTGTACCAGCTGCAGCAAAATACacagcacattatatatatatatatatatatatatatatatatatatatatatatatatatatatatatatatatatatatatatatattgtgggagAAGCTCATTCACTAGAATagctgcaaaataaaatatgcattttggtacatttgtaTGGACTggctgcaaaacaaacacaattactGTAATATGATACACTGCTTTTTGGTACATATTCTCTGTGATTTCAGTGAGTTATACTCTTTTGAAAACACAAGATTTTGACATTGTCCTAGTTTGAAAGTGcacattctacaaaaaaaaaaaaaaaattagcacaCAAGTTAAAGTTTAGTCCATATGTTGCATAACCAAGACTACATCACTCAATAAACCCTTCTGGAAAAAGATCTAGACTTCTGCATCTATTTCTCTCGTCCACAATCTGTGCACAGGGTATCATCCCGGTGCGTGAGGAATCCTCGTCCAACCAGAGACACGGAGCACTTCATACAGGTGAAGCACTCGGTGTGCCACTGCCGCTCTTCAAACGAGATGTACTTCACGCCAGCCAGGCCTGCTAACAACATGAAGGGATTAACAGAAGGGTTACAAGCTGAACCAGTGAAACAAGTGATTCTTTCCCTATCGTATGCTTGCACTTCCCAGCCCGGCTTGTTTTTCTAAGATCAGGGAAAAGTGTGAAATTCAATTATTTATTCAATTCTTTATTTTAAGGCCAGTAACtcataatgcatttttaataatacatgtaaTAGGAAAAAggttattatttgtagtatttaccATTACtgacataataaatacattaataagtaAGGTGGACCGAGGGCGATTAAGCTTTCTaacatttctttccaaattaTACATACTGCATTCTAGATTACCTCTGCAAATGCTGCTGGCTTACCCTCCTCtgcttacttactaaatatcttgtttTTCTCGGGATAGATACTCATTTGTTATTCCAAATGTGGGTAAATTTTCACCAGTCACCAGTTTTTCTGGGTAACATCTCGGATCTCAGTAACTACACaaaaacacgtttttaaaaagGTAACAGGCGTACTTGTGATGGGCTTGGTGCAGCCCACACACTTCTTTGCATAGAGGCTGCTGAAGCAATCCAGGCAGTAAGAAAACTCATCTCTGGAGGTAAAGCGCTGCCCTGCCAGCTGCTTCTTACACCCAGTACACAGGAAGCACTCCCTGTGCCAGGGCTTGTCATGGTAAGTCACCCCACCAGTTGTTATggcctaaaaataaaaaaagtacttcaGAATGGGACAAAATAGGATTTGCTGATACCTTACCTTAACATGTCCTTGTCATTATCAATTCACAGGGTGGGAGCCCAGGCTATAAGAATAGCTTGTTAGATCATAGATTGGGTTGGTAGAGGAGAGACCTCTAGAGAAATAAAAAAGGGCTGTCTTGCGGAGAGGCGTGGCCTCCAAGACCGTGCACAGCATCCCAGAGGATAGAACAGGTaatggatgcaaacctgaatccttcgaggatggaatagatagcggatgcaaacctgaatccttcgaggatggaataggtagcggatgcaaacctgaatccttcgaggatggaataggtagcggatgcaaaTCTGAATCCTTCGAGGATGGAAcaggtagcggatgcaaacctgaatccttcgaggatggaataggtagcggatgcaaacctgaatccttcgAGGATGGAAcaggtagcggatgcaaacctgaatccttcgAGGATGGAAcaggtagcggatgcaaacctggatccttcgaggatggaataggtagcggatgcaaacctgaatccttcgaggatggaataggtagcggatgcaaacctgaatccttcgaggatggaataggtagcggatgcaaacctgaatccttcgAGGATGGAAcaggtagcggatgcaaacctggATCCTTCGAGGATGGAAcaggtagcggatgcaaacctgaatccttcgaggatggaataggtagcggatgcaaacctgaatccttcgAGGATGGAAcaggtagcggatgcaaacctgaatccttcgAGGATGGAAcaggtagcggatgcaaacctggATCCTTCGAGGATGGAAcaggtagcggatgcaaacctgaatccttcgaggatggaataggtagcggatgcaaacATGAATCCTCAaggatggaataggtagcggatgcaaacctgaaaatgAAAGGACAGAAAAGCAGTTTCCCTGGCTATTGGAGAGTCGCTCAAACAGGTGGAAAGTAGAAGGTTAGTTTGGACATTAAGCACTAAACACATAGCAGGCTAAGGCCCAAGCGGAAATAGAAAGAGAGAGAACTGAGCCTCTGATTTAAGTTAAGTAATAGTACATGAGCTGCGAAAGGATAGGTGTGGCCGGGTGTCCCTGCTGACTCGTATGATCCGAAGGCAGAGGTGGCGTAGTCTGACCCCAAAAGAAGAACCCCTGGCTCCATAGAAGTTCCCCAAAACCGTGCGACAACAAAGAAAAAAGGCCATGTGTCAACACATAGGAAAAACATGCAAGACAACAATAAAAGAGGGTTAGATAGATGTATGGATTATGTGTATGCATAACTATACCTATATCTCTTGTTCAGTGGAGAGGAAACCTCTGGTTGTCCCAGCGAAGagatagcccccactccgggcaagctagcaATACTTTGTTGAGGTGTggaaatgtcagaaatggaagagCGAATGTACAAGTCAACTGGTGAAGAGGACCAGCACCTTAATGAGATGCTGGTTGATTCTCGCCTTAGCTGCCGATGTTGCTGCCCTGATCCTGAAGGAGCGAGGGGTGTAGAACTGGGGCAGGAGGCCTGCCTTCAAGATCATGGAGGCCAGGTGGGAAGAAAACCAATGTCTCGATACAACTGAATGGGAAGAATCCATGAACAGCGGGTCTGATGGGAGGAGGGGTTTCCTACGGGAAGCTGGGGCTATGCTTTTGATGATTCCTCGCAGTGTAGGATGGACTGCCGGGATAGATACCAAGATGGGGGAAGAAACTGCCGATGAACGATAGTGATACTGGATCCCACTGATGTATGATTAAATTGTGCCTAGAGCCAGATGGAGAGAGTCCCTTGCGTGAGAGATGAAAGCTAGGATCTAGTCTTGATTGAACAGAATAGGAAAAATCCGATTTTGAGCACAGAAGGCTGAATAGCAGTTCCAGCCTGTGGTGTAAGATGACCTTGTGGATGGAGCGAGAACTGAAGCCATGTAGGAACCAGCAAATCTGATGTTACGACCCATTTATCTGTGTTGCTGAAAGAAGAAGGTGGAGCTGATGCGTGGCCTGCATGTGGAGCTGCAAATGGAGTCGCTATCCTATCCCTGAAGTGGGGCAGAAGAAGCGCAGACTCCACATGCATTTGCCATTAACCCCCCTCTATTGAACAGATCGGAATCGGAGGCAGCCCAGTTGATGATGATGTTGTCTGACGATAATATGGAAGCTGCTTTTGCTGCAAAAGCTTTGTGGTGTTCATAAAACATCATGCCTCGGTATCTGACTCCTAGATCTGTAATATAAAATAGATAGTAATCGAGCTCCAAGCGGCGATGAGAGTAGGCAGTGCATAATATGTCCAGATACACAGAGAAAGACAGCACAAATTCCCCCAGGGTAAGATTTTTGAGCAGCCGGGGGTCGCTGGACTTGAGTGTGACAGTGAGGTCCCCGCAGTCGACTGTACGGTGATCTAGACATTCAGAATTAGCAATGAGAATTGAAACTAGATTTATATCCTTGCCTTCAATGATCTGATGCCTGAGATGAGGAGCCAGACAACGGGAGCTTGCTGAGGGCTGCTGTTGCCAGGTTGTAGTAGGTGGGGACATCAGCTGCAGGGACCAGAAGTGCTGAACCGGAAGAGACAGTGGCCAGGACGGAGACGAATGCTGGACCTGGAGGAATGGCGATTGCTGCAGAGTTGGCAGCAACCCATTTGGCCATGTGGTTGAGCAGTGTGTTTATTGCAGAAATTGAAGCAGCGATGGAATGAATGAGGGATTTCACATCCTCgaaaatgctgttgtgaagcTGAAGGATTGGATCTGTTTCGATTGCGTCTCCACATTGCTGAaccactgtgctgtgagaggaggCGACGATCCTAACTGGAGAGGGAGGGCGGTGGCAGCTGCCTGTCCTGGGACTCTGGGCGGGCTGAGCTGCAGGAATAATTGGTGAAGCACGCCTGCGAGAAGGAGGGAACATGGGTGCAGCAGATATGAAGTACAGTAAATATTGGACAGCGCCATACAATCGCTTCCAGCCGGGATGTTGATATTGTTATCATGCAGGGTTTTTAAGAGTTTGGAGAGTGGCCAATCCTTGTAAAATAGCTGTTCCGGAGGCAGTGCCTGCTGGCGGGGGCATTTTAATCGCCGTAGCGCCGGGACAGAaggtctggttgctgggtagAGGTCGGCATAAGAAGTAGCAGGTACTGGGTTTCCATCGGTAGGTAGTAGATGATGATTGACAGGAGCAGAAAGTTAGAAGAGCCCTAGCTCCCACCCCCCGAACCTCACTTAAAGATTAACATTatgttattcattttgtttttaagacaaTATGACCCTAATATCAAAGCCTTGCTTTTTTATAAATCTGTTCTGTGACATCACTCAGCACTGGCTCTAGGTTTCCAGGTGTTTTCTTCAGACTACTCTGAGACATCAAATGCCCATGTAAGTCTGCCTATCCTCATTTCCAATGTGGAGCGAAATCCTTAAGGGAGTGCAGATAAGGGATTAGTACTTGTGTTCAGGCTTCCAGGTGCTCTTCTAATGTAATCTATATGCTAATGTAATCtatattactttattaaaaatattttttaaacaaatatataaaaagatgtGTACTTTTTTACAGGAGTTGCACTGGTAAGCAAACTGCTTCTCAAAGCATGGCACACAAAAGTAACCATTATCTTTCGGAATAAAAGACTTGGTTCCTATTGGCTGCTGACAGCGATGACACAAGAAGCAGGTTTCATGCCAAGAATTTCCCCTGTACTCCATTTTGCGGGAACctaaaaaaagggggaaaataTATAGATTTAGAATAGTTGGGCTGCAAGGTTACTGTTTGAACAAGGTTTAGGAGACATTATAAATCACAAGACCTTGAATAAGTCAACTGAACCTTGAGATGCATTATTAATATAACAACTGTTAAACTGtttaggttttaaaaaacataacaacatgcTGTTTTAAAGTCATGATGCTTTATGTTTTCAAAAGCTTGATACGAGAGGCAGTTTTTGTTGCCATGGTGAATCAATAAATTCTAAACTGGCTTTAATAAAACCATTTCGAAACAGGGATCAAACTACCGCAGATGTTTAAACTACAGAAGTTTACAACAATTGTTAAAATGACATCCAGATTTCAAATTATTTTGATGTACATACTGTATGAGGAGggagaaaaatgaaaacaaaaacttatagtgatataaacattttaaatgaatatgagAAACAAAGAGAAACTACAGAAATTCATCAAATCAttgttctttaaataataaaaataatataataataataataataataatagtaatgtacctgtgctggccctgctgGCACAAagtaaataaactaaattaaactaaaatgatATCAACTCATATGCATTGCTTACCTGGCATGATGGTCTTCTTGCAGGTAAAGCATTTGGAGGAGTACTCTTGAGAATAGCAATCTGTGCAAAGAAGGAGCTCATCCTTGGCAGCAAAGAGCTTTTCCACTAAAGCCTTGCTGCACTGAGCACACTTGAAGCACTGTTCGTGCCAGTGGCGGTCCTTGTATGACAGATCCTTTAGGACGACAAAGGGTCAAAAGTTTGAAGTGTACTGTACTGGAAGAATGTGCACAATTGTTGATAAAGGATGTTAGCAGTATTTGCAAAAAtgcattaaagggtacataaggacctttttattttattgtgttacatgttgcaacaactgtttacgtaaggtgcgtgtattgttttggtttttttacattttgaccacttttttaaacatttaaattgcattccctgcctcaagatggcttcccatgtacccgcatggacctctcagaactacatttcgaATCATCCTCCTggtcactggtaaatccatctcagttacatatttgagcaggaggatgatgggaaatgtagttctgagaggtccatgtgggtacatggtaagccatcttgaggcagggaatgcaatttaaaagtttaaaaaagtggtcaaaatgtaaaaaaaaatttaaaaaaattaaacaatacacgcaccttacgtaaacagttgtaacacttgggaacatgtaacacaataaaataaaaaggtccttaagTACCCTTTAAGATGGATATTCATGTTTGTACACTGCCTGGCTACTTTATTAGGACCAGTAACTACTATCAGGTTGGGCTTCTATTTGCCCCTATCACAGCCTTGGCATgatgtggcatagactccacaagaaGGAGTCTTGAGGGATGTTAATTAATTCAGTCATTCATAGTTCAGACTTGACAAGCCTCTGTGGTCACAGCTGACTCTCCTGGCAGCTACTTTCCCTTTGTTTCACAATTGCTGATGCACCGATAAGCAGCTTACCAGCATACAGTAACTGCTCAACATGCACCCACTACTAGCATGCCTCTGACTTTCTCCCACTTCTGGTAGACTGTTGAAAATTGTGCTTCTCCCACAGCTTTACAGTGCGGCCAGGATCATATGTTGCATCACATGATCAAGACAAGGCCTAATAAACTGGACAGGCAGTGTAGTTCATCCATACCTTTAAACACTGAGGAGGTTAAACTGTAACTGTAAGTAAACCAATGAATGATATTTGTATTAAAGAATTGCAATGATTGCATGTATTGTTCAAAGCCCTTGCTGGTTGTTAATATgatggtaaataataatgaacctTCACAAGCCTACCTTGCAGTTGCACCCGATTGGCTTCCCACAGTCTTCACAGCAGTTGGCAAACAGGTTCTCATAGCACTTGGTGCAGTACTGGGTTTCCTCTCTTAAGATATATTGTTTGCCCAGTAGAGAGGTCTTGCAATAGTGACAGTCAAAACGCTCAGCACTCATGTTTCTGATGTACAAGctgacaagaaaaaagaaaaagggagatATGTGCTTCTCACTAGTGTGTATTATTGAGTGTACCCTGCATATGCTTGTAGGACAGTGTGCATACTGTATACTGATTTAGAACAAATGGAAATCCTTACAATATAATGTACTCAACCCAAGGGTACCACCTGGTAGTAATTCAGCATTCTGACTGGTGAAAACGGTATATTAGGTTCTTTTTGAGAGCAGTTGCATTGGACACAATGGAATGAGACATTGGAGACCAGGGAGTGGAATGAAAGCAAACAGCTAATCCACATTCCATGGATCTTCTGGGACCTCTGGGTGGAACTGATACACTATTTAAGGCTTGTAGTGGTCAAAGCCAAGGAATGAGTGGTGCCAAAACCAACAGGCTGCTAATTCCACCTTGTCAAGAATGTTGATTGAGTGAGCTGAACCTTCATTGCCACTCAGAGCCATGCCATCCTTATCCTGCTTTGAAGAGTTGGCTGTATCTCACCATGAGGCAAAACTGTAACTCTTTATTGTAAGCTccattaataacagtgtaattacataTGAAATACACACAATTTCCTACGTATATGTtttggtcatgctttattttaaaggggCACTTTACCAAAGTTATGCCCATTAATCAGGGTTTTAttgtgattttttgtttgtttccatatGGCAGTGCCCAGGAATGTTTTCtaattggtggatgaaagttatGAGGTTGCTATATACACCACTAAAACAGTTCAGCAAACAACTCCAAGTCGATCATGACAATGAAATCGggttacatttgttaaagtcactTTTAAGgcaccaggttttttttttactataagatcatttgtttttaaatgtagtgcacaAGGAGGTACGGATTCTGCATTATAATACTTATTTTAGAATCAGCAATAGTTACCTCCAAGTTCactgcacttaaaaacaaatcacTGCTATAATACACCATTTACTCTCTAGAAAAATACCTTAAAACATTATctgtttacttttactttttataCTCAGTAAATGATCTGATTTTAAGTGCTGTAAACTaggaggtaaaaaaaaatcatagaatTTGAACTGTTTACCTCCGCGTACACTACAATTAAAAACAGATCGTCGCTTAATTAACTCGCTGTTAACACAAAATGGACAACATGTGTTAACTTGTCAGTAAGATAGTTGTTAACAGTCAAACTAAAAAGTGCACCTTATAATAAAGTGTGATCTTTTTTGgtcattattcatttattatatatttaatatcaATTAACGATGCAATCAAACACGATCTCAAATTAGCAACCATTTGTCTGTTTAAGTCTACTTCCTAGGAACTCAACTCTAATTACAGTGTAAATCATCCAAGCATAATCAACTTTCTGCAATAAACGTGAACAGAAGTTTCTGTTTTTAAGACTGTAAGCTCACAGCTAAAGATTTTCTGTAATTATGTCCTTTTGCAAACTTGAGCTGCtataagattttaaaatgttggtcTAACAATTAATGTTTAATATACACTACTGTAAAAACCAAATACTATGGATATTTAAACACATACAACACCACATTGTCACATATTTGTATTCTAGTAACATGCAGagcaaatacaaatattaaatgtGCCAAATCTAatgtgcaaatgaaaaaaaaaaacatttttgttgacTAGCTGCTTTTCTGAAATTGATTGGCcttcccttatgaaagtttaccatagtgTATAGTGTATGCAGACAGTTTGCAGCTGAACACGCTTTCTCCATAGTTCTACTATGTATTACTATGTTTTATCATGGTTGACTATGCTTTCACTAGGTTTTTATAAACCTTTCCTTCACTCTGCTATACTTTTTGCCACATTTCACCCTTgaaaacttgtataagggtttaCCCAATTTAAATTAGCAACAAACACGATAAAACAGTAACTCTACCTTTTCTAGGTAGTAAAGAATAGGTTAATATACTAAACAGAATTTTGCAATATCTCCCTTTAAATTATATGGtagatatattttaataaaaccattACTGTAAAGAATCCCTATACCTTTCAATAGAATCAACTAAAAAAGTTCATGCACAAGTTATTTAATTTTAGCTGCAAGCCAATACTTCTCAATGCTTAATATTAGTTTCAACAAAAGCTCTCTTCAATGCAAAATCATGAAACATGTACCTTCTGTCTGATGATGTTACAAGGCTCTGTGGTGAGCTGTTACGGAGTGAGACATGCATGCATGCAAAATATCATCTATAAATACTATCTCTCTAATTACCTTAAATCTCGGGGGACAGTAATCAAGAACTGCTGCACATTTCTGTACCTTTTAAGGGAGAAATATACTTAGTCTGCACACTGAAACATGGCTGACACAACAAGCAGCATTTGTCATGTTCTCTAGTGTTCAATGTGCATAAGATTGAATGCTACTTGTTGGCAAGCAAACTAGgacatttaaactgtatttggGCTGAATCACCCTTTAAATAATGAGCCCTGTaagtgtcatatatatatatatatatatatatatatatatatatatatatatatatatattgaacagtATCAAAGGTAAGACAGATACTACTGTAAACCTTTTCTTAACATGCAATGCCAAGAATGATCAGACATGAAGGAatagaaatgataaaaaaaacattattgtagCGAGTAGGGAGATCAGATGCAGTTAAGAGTCTGATACTGACTGCTACGAGGAGTACTGTAATCTTCACATTATAAGACGCACCTTGCGTGTTACATGCATGACTGAGCAGTTTCCTTTAACATCCTTGGTATAACACACAACCATTTTACTGTATACCATGCACCCCATGTAAAATGTGCAGAGGGGCAAAGCTACGAATAATACCATCAtactttaaactgtgtttatttatactgtTTTCTCAATGTATCAGTTAAGGTTAAACTTTATACTTGTTATAAAGAGATGCTTTTTTGTATAGCATGCATCCTGTGCATAGCATGCTGTAATGCTTCTACAATTTGTAGGGTGCACTTTATATTCTAGTTTGAAAATAGATGAGTGGTAAAATTAAAGTCAGGTATAGTACTGTTCAATAACTCACTCGGTACAGCACAGTTACAAATTACATTAGTCATGTAGGATACAAAGCTTCTGAAATGTTTCTCCACCCATAACAGCTGAGGGCTTGTTTGCCGATGACTTTTTGAATGATTGCTTTTTATACTCGCTCTTGGACAGAAAATAAACCTTTCCATCTATGGAATGGTTCCACCCTGTGAAACACAACAGGACATCCTTGAATAACAAGAACTAGAACTTTTATTTTTGactaacaaaaacaaagcaacccgGGGAGCATCATGAAAGGGAAATGAAGTACAATGAATGTGTGAAAAAGATCACTGTATCATTGATGtacatttttactggacaacaatTTTGCCCTTGTTTTGTCTTATACCATGTTTCAATCTACCACTGGGACTGACATAAAAGTGTTTTCATATCAGTAAATCAAGAGGAAACCAATCTCAATTGTCAGCCACTGGATTACAGAAAAAAGCATAAGGCAAAACGGAGGGCTCAATGAATTATACAATCAGGGAAATTATACTATCAGGAAAATATTGGAAGATAGAGAATCTTTGCCCGCTCACAtgggttgcagattggattgtagactacAGATGGAACTGGAAGCAATCCCACTTTGATACTGTAATGAAATGCTATTGAGTTTATTcttattagaattttttttaacatacatgaTGCAAAAGCAATTCTTAGTTTAATTTCTGGTATTTATCATCTTAAATATTAGAAATACAGCATCTATCTTTCAACAGTGTTTACCTTTGTGTTCACACATTGATGCAACACTGTCAAAGTCTGTGGTTTTGATAGAAGACAGTAATTTATGGCAGatgtttttgaaaaacaaaatgacttAACCTTGCATTCTGAATAAatgtgtgtgacagaaatataatgaatcttggttgtaaatctccctcccggcctgtgagggcgctaagcagtgaaagtagagttctttggacgggctggcctgacagttctttcccagggccgggaagtcggtcagtctggaagaaggcgagactccgcaGATTGTAGAGACAactgcagattgtagagacagctgcactcgtttaccaaggggtcatgcgtgatagcataagaggggacggagaatcacaatctactcctttgtttggttttaaaagagtgaaactggaaggactgggagaaacCTAACAAAGAGAAAAGTATTCGtgagtaattgtcttttgttttgtaaatcactagacggctaacacatatCCAGAGcagtcgccttgggccagcactactcagaacaacactacaccacagtcactttctaattgttatcacccaccacgagcactactgcacgcacctggaCTGGTGACTATGTACtctattattgtggggcggacaATGTTTGCTTATTATTTGGACAGCAACCCGCTTATTATTTGTTACCTCTGTgttttacacattggtgtgtattgccagaggtttattgtttggtcgccagaccgggaattacaaaataaagaccccttttccaaaacgGATTATAGTTTCCTggcttgtgattatttctgcactgcatcacctctgcatctgttttcaatcagcagccactttgccacaatgtgtAATAAAAAGTATGCCACTGCAGGGTACACAGTTCAAAGAGAATCCCCAGTTGACCCACCCAGCAGCTGTTATTCTGCAGTTTATATTGGACTGAATTGTTTCCACTGCCGGCGCGGCTGGGCCAGGCCGGCCCAGTCCCCGTTCCTGAACTTTTTGCAAACCTGGCCATTGTCAGAAGTTCTTTCCCTGCCAGAGGGATTGTGGGATAGTATTGTGTTCCCTTTTTGAAAAAGCACAGACATAAAACAGCTCTACGAGCAATGGAGGCTGATGTGGAAAGGACTTTTGTGGCTATTTTTTTCTATGTGCTTTACACTGTTGTAGACAGCGTAATAAAAACCCAGGTCACTGATCCAAAAAGACGACGTGTTGATTGATCTACTTCAGAAGACAGTGATGATGATTTCATTTGCCACCGCAACACACGTGTGGTAAGTAATATGTTTGTGCGTGTATTTACTCATTTATGTTCACATAATGCAACATTAGCAAGAGTTCAACATGTACAGACAACATTTTATTCAAACAAGCATTAAATCACGGAGGAAGACTGAAACAGTGTGTTAAGTCACAGGGATGAAAAttctattatgtttt
This sequence is a window from Acipenser ruthenus chromosome 6, fAciRut3.2 maternal haplotype, whole genome shotgun sequence. Protein-coding genes within it:
- the LOC117411089 gene encoding four and a half LIM domains protein 2-like isoform X1, producing the protein MSAERFDCHYCKTSLLGKQYILREETQYCTKCYENLFANCCEDCGKPIGCNCKDLSYKDRHWHEQCFKCAQCSKALVEKLFAAKDELLLCTDCYSQEYSSKCFTCKKTIMPGSRKMEYRGNSWHETCFLCHRCQQPIGTKSFIPKDNGYFCVPCFEKQFAYQCNSCKKAITTGGVTYHDKPWHRECFLCTGCKKQLAGQRFTSRDEFSYCLDCFSSLYAKKCVGCTKPITTGLAGVKYISFEERQWHTECFTCMKCSVSLVGRGFLTHRDDTLCTDCGREK
- the LOC117411089 gene encoding four and a half LIM domains protein 2-like isoform X2, giving the protein MSAERFDCHYCKTSLLGKQYILREETQYCTKCYENLFANCCEDCGKPIGCNCKDLSYKDRHWHEQCFKCAQCSKALVEKLFAAKDELLLCTDCYSQEYSSKCFTCKKTIMPGSRKMEYRGNSWHETCFLCHRCQQPIGTKSFIPKDNGYFCVPCFEKQFAYQCNSCKKAITTGGVTYHDKPWHRECFLCTGCKKQLAGQRFTSRDEFSYCLDCFSSLYAKKCVGCTKPITSLAGVKYISFEERQWHTECFTCMKCSVSLVGRGFLTHRDDTLCTDCGREK